From a single Wolbachia endosymbiont of Oedothorax gibbosus genomic region:
- a CDS encoding IS5 family transposase (programmed frameshift) — MRYEETKELDEEKFRRLTGVKKATFNRMVEILDEEDRRKKAKSGRKSKLCIEDRLLMALEYLREYRTYFHIGRSYGMSESTTYKIIKWIENTLVKHPDFALPGRKEVLKSDIEYEVLVIDATETPVERPKKKQKRFYSGKKKKHSIKTQIISEKESKKIICTSFSNGRKHDFRLFKESKVHILPSIKVLADSGYRGLQKIHANVELPHRKTKKHPLTKKQKQENQELASKRVVVENVIGLLKRFKIIADKYRNRRKRFGLRFNLIAGIYNLELMM, encoded by the exons TAAGGAGTTAGATGAAGAGAAGTTTCGTCGTCTGACAGGAGTAAAGAAGGCAACTTTCAACAGGATGGTAGAAATTTTAGATGAAGAAGATAGAAGGAAAAAAGCAAAAAGTGGGCGTAAAAGCAAGCTCTGTATAGAAGACAGGCTACTTATGGCATTGGAATATCTTCGTGAATATCGGACATATTTCCACATTGGTCGAAGTTATGGTATGAGCGAAAGTACGACCTATAAAATCATAAAGTGGATTGAAAATACATTGGTAAAACATCCGGATTTTGCATTGCCAGGGCGAAAAGAGGTTCTAAAAAGTGATATAGAATATGAGGTTTTAGTGATAGATGCAACAGAAACTCCTGTGGAAAGACCCA AAAAAAAGCAAAAAAGATTTTATTCAGGAAAAAAGAAAAAGCACAGTATAAAAACACAGATTATTTCGGAAAAAGAAAGCAAAAAGATCATTTGCACGTCTTTTTCAAATGGTAGGAAACATGATTTTCGGCTTTTTAAGGAGTCAAAAGTGCACATACTACCAAGTATCAAAGTCCTAGCAGATAGCGGTTACAGAGGTCTACAAAAAATTCACGCAAATGTTGAATTGCCACATAGAAAAACGAAAAAGCACCCATTGACTAAGAAACAAAAGCAAGAAAATCAAGAGCTTGCAAGCAAAAGAGTTGTGGTTGAGAATGTAATCGGTTTGCTTAAAAGATTTAAAATTATTGCAGATAAATATCGCAATCGGCGAAAACGTTTTGGATTGAGATTCAATTTGATAGCTGGAATTTACAATCTAGAGTTGATGATGTGA
- the ruvA gene encoding Holliday junction branch migration protein RuvA: MIGNLSGIVDEVRSDHIILNVNDIGYIVYLSAKTLNACSTGSRIKLLIETYANNRENTAQLYGFISKEEQQCLRLLVKVSGVSYKTAMSILSKLTPEQMFLAIMNEDKVALKMSGLGLKLINRIITELSGKVSKLEINNNNFHPINEDALSALINLGYEKMKAYDTIKKIQDESPNLDTKDIIRMALKTL, encoded by the coding sequence ATGATAGGAAATCTAAGCGGGATAGTTGATGAAGTGCGCAGTGATCACATAATCCTGAATGTGAATGATATTGGCTATATAGTGTATCTTTCAGCCAAAACTTTAAATGCATGTTCCACCGGAAGCAGAATCAAATTACTTATCGAAACCTATGCAAATAACAGAGAAAACACTGCTCAGCTATATGGTTTCATAAGCAAAGAAGAACAGCAGTGCTTGAGATTGCTTGTTAAAGTAAGCGGCGTTAGCTATAAAACTGCAATGTCAATTTTGAGTAAATTAACTCCAGAACAGATGTTTTTGGCAATTATGAATGAGGATAAAGTAGCACTCAAGATGAGTGGACTTGGCCTGAAACTCATAAATCGAATCATCACTGAATTAAGTGGCAAAGTGAGTAAATTAGAAATAAATAACAATAATTTTCATCCAATCAATGAAGATGCCCTTTCAGCATTGATCAATCTTGGGTATGAAAAAATGAAAGCTTATGATACGATAAAAAAAATACAAGACGAATCGCCAAATTTGGACACTAAGGATATTATTCGCATGGCGCTTAAAACATTATGA
- the ruvB gene encoding Holliday junction branch migration DNA helicase RuvB → MKSISCDKEYTEDVRNINIRPEQLDDFVGQKDLIQNLKVFINAAQTRTEALDHVLLYGPPGLGKTTLAQIVSKELRVSFRATSGPLLSKAGDLAAVLTTLSAKDVLFIDEIHRLNRSIEEVLYTAMEDFCLDILVGEGPSTRTLRIDLPPFTLIGATTRLGLLSAPLRDRFGIPLHLEFYSFEELVNIIKRGARVLSTEIEENAAREIACRARGTPRIALRLLRRIRDFVEVKDDKKITYEVADSVLLKLGVDKMGLNKLDMNYLRFLFNTSGPVGIDTISIALSEDVGNIEETVEPYLIKISFVKRTPRGRVLTDQAKEYLSL, encoded by the coding sequence ATGAAATCAATATCGTGCGATAAAGAATATACTGAAGATGTGCGCAATATCAACATCAGACCTGAACAACTTGACGATTTTGTCGGGCAAAAAGACTTAATACAAAATTTAAAAGTGTTCATAAACGCTGCACAGACGAGAACTGAAGCCTTAGATCACGTCTTATTGTATGGTCCTCCAGGACTTGGTAAAACAACTTTAGCACAAATTGTTTCTAAAGAATTAAGGGTCAGCTTTCGCGCAACTTCTGGTCCTTTACTTAGCAAAGCTGGGGACTTGGCCGCAGTGCTTACCACTTTAAGTGCAAAAGATGTTCTATTTATCGACGAAATCCATAGATTAAATCGCAGCATTGAAGAAGTTTTATATACCGCTATGGAAGATTTTTGCCTGGACATATTAGTAGGTGAAGGTCCATCTACTCGCACTTTAAGGATAGATTTGCCGCCATTTACGTTGATTGGTGCAACAACGCGACTTGGATTACTTTCTGCGCCACTCAGAGATCGTTTTGGCATTCCTTTGCACCTTGAGTTTTATTCTTTTGAAGAACTGGTTAATATTATAAAAAGAGGCGCAAGAGTTCTTTCTACTGAAATTGAAGAAAATGCAGCACGGGAAATTGCCTGCCGTGCGCGCGGCACTCCAAGAATTGCTTTGAGATTACTGAGGAGAATAAGGGATTTTGTTGAAGTGAAAGATGATAAAAAAATCACTTATGAAGTTGCTGATTCTGTATTGCTAAAATTGGGTGTAGACAAAATGGGACTTAATAAACTTGATATGAATTATCTAAGATTTTTATTCAACACCTCAGGACCTGTTGGAATTGACACTATATCTATTGCACTATCTGAGGATGTTGGCAATATTGAAGAAACAGTAGAACCTTATTTAATCAAAATTAGTTTTGTAAAGCGCACACCAAGAGGACGCGTTCTAACTGATCAGGCAAAGGAGTATTTGAGCCTTTAA
- a CDS encoding IS982 family transposase, producing the protein MKKDITELYCCVEDFCRAVDDNFANRFLSNGKKPTRVPEIAHSEILTIILLYHKSPCKNFKAFYLCYLQLFYRSEFSKLPSYHRFIALKPRVLWYLALLLQWFCEQAKMTGISYIDSTSIAVCHRKRISRNKVFKGLAELGKNTYGWFFGFKLHVVINEIGEIQGVTLTRGNVDDRKPVPTLTKKLTGLLFGDKGYIKKELFEKLFDRGLKLVTKVKKGMKNALISLKEKILLGKRSIVETVFGCLKNKFELEHTRHRSTVNFLVHIFSTLISYSMQSKKPCISQLYFVG; encoded by the coding sequence ATGAAGAAAGATATTACAGAACTGTACTGTTGCGTCGAGGATTTTTGTCGTGCGGTAGATGATAATTTTGCAAATAGGTTCTTATCAAACGGCAAAAAACCAACCAGAGTACCAGAAATAGCGCACTCAGAAATTCTAACCATAATCCTATTATACCATAAATCACCATGTAAAAACTTCAAGGCTTTTTATCTTTGTTATCTTCAGTTATTCTATAGATCAGAGTTTTCAAAGCTGCCTTCATATCACAGATTTATTGCCTTAAAGCCGCGAGTTTTGTGGTATTTAGCATTACTTTTGCAATGGTTTTGTGAACAAGCAAAAATGACCGGGATTTCCTACATAGATTCTACTTCAATAGCAGTATGCCATCGAAAAAGAATCTCAAGAAATAAGGTTTTCAAAGGATTAGCAGAGTTAGGAAAGAATACTTACGGCTGGTTTTTTGGTTTTAAATTACATGTAGTAATCAATGAAATAGGTGAAATTCAAGGTGTTACGCTAACCAGAGGTAACGTCGATGACAGAAAACCTGTACCAACTCTAACCAAAAAACTAACTGGACTTTTGTTTGGAGATAAGGGCTATATAAAGAAAGAGCTCTTTGAGAAACTATTCGATAGAGGTCTAAAACTCGTCACTAAAGTGAAAAAAGGTATGAAAAATGCACTGATTTCGCTGAAAGAGAAGATTTTACTAGGGAAAAGATCGATTGTTGAAACGGTTTTTGGCTGCCTAAAAAACAAATTTGAACTTGAGCACACTCGGCATAGATCCACAGTAAATTTCTTGGTACATATTTTTTCTACCCTCATTTCTTATTCAATGCAATCGAAAAAGCCCTGTATTTCTCAGCTTTACTTCGTTGGTTAA
- the purF gene encoding amidophosphoribosyltransferase: MLGGMHEECGVFGISCNNDAAFNSILALHALQHRGQESFGVVTSNNDKLHSYHFQGQVSSVFDDIDEIKKSLPGDCAIGHVRYSTSGNKFGVQPMLGKSGKFGDFAIAHNGNLINISPIREQLIKQECVFQSDIDTEVVVHLTASGEKDSFLESFIYALKQIQGAYSFVAINQEVVIGVRDPSGIRPLVLGKLNGSYVLASETCALDIINAEFVKEIEPGELVTISSGSKLVSMFPFPQQKSSFCIFEYVYFSRPDSIMENRSIYDTRKEIGRILAKESPPKNNVDMVVPIPDSGIPAAIGYAKHSGLPMELGIIRNHYIGRTFIQPTAEVRKVRIKLKFNANKHTLKGKNIILIDDSIVRGSTLTNIIVMLKDAGVKEIHLKISSPPIKHSCFYGIDTPECKDLIAANKSVEEIKEVIGVDSLAFLSIDGLYQAVKGEVRNNATPQYCDACFTGDYPIGK; this comes from the coding sequence ATGCTAGGTGGAATGCACGAAGAATGTGGAGTATTTGGTATAAGCTGCAATAACGATGCTGCATTTAACTCTATACTTGCTCTCCACGCTTTGCAGCATAGAGGTCAAGAGTCTTTTGGCGTAGTAACCAGTAACAACGATAAGCTGCACTCTTATCACTTTCAAGGTCAAGTGAGCAGCGTATTTGATGATATAGATGAAATAAAGAAATCCTTACCTGGAGATTGTGCAATAGGTCACGTTCGATACTCAACAAGTGGTAATAAGTTTGGAGTGCAGCCCATGCTTGGCAAAAGTGGCAAATTTGGGGATTTTGCCATAGCACATAATGGTAATTTAATTAATATTTCTCCGATACGCGAACAATTAATTAAACAAGAGTGCGTTTTTCAGTCAGATATTGATACAGAAGTAGTAGTGCATCTGACAGCAAGCGGTGAAAAAGATAGCTTCTTAGAGAGTTTTATATATGCATTAAAGCAAATACAAGGTGCTTATTCTTTTGTGGCAATCAATCAAGAAGTAGTTATTGGAGTACGTGATCCATCTGGAATCAGGCCTCTTGTTTTAGGAAAGTTAAACGGTTCTTACGTTCTTGCATCTGAAACTTGTGCTCTTGATATAATAAATGCAGAGTTTGTTAAAGAAATAGAACCAGGCGAATTAGTTACCATCAGTTCGGGTAGTAAGCTAGTCTCAATGTTTCCTTTCCCACAGCAAAAATCAAGTTTTTGTATTTTTGAATACGTTTATTTTTCAAGACCAGACAGCATAATGGAGAATAGGTCTATATACGATACAAGAAAAGAAATAGGAAGAATACTTGCGAAGGAAAGTCCACCAAAAAACAATGTAGATATGGTTGTACCAATACCTGATTCTGGAATACCTGCAGCTATTGGATATGCAAAGCATTCAGGATTACCTATGGAACTGGGAATAATTCGTAATCATTACATAGGAAGAACTTTTATACAACCAACCGCTGAAGTACGTAAAGTTAGAATAAAATTAAAATTCAATGCTAATAAGCACACTTTGAAAGGTAAAAACATAATTTTAATAGATGATAGTATAGTGCGTGGTAGTACGTTAACAAATATAATAGTTATGTTAAAGGATGCAGGAGTAAAAGAAATTCACCTCAAAATTTCAAGCCCACCAATTAAGCATTCTTGTTTTTATGGAATAGATACGCCAGAGTGCAAAGATTTAATTGCTGCAAATAAATCTGTAGAGGAAATTAAGGAAGTTATAGGAGTAGATAGCCTAGCCTTCTTGAGCATTGATGGACTATATCAGGCTGTTAAAGGAGAGGTGCGTAACAATGCTACACCACAATATTGTGATGCTTGTTTCACTGGTGATTATCCAATTGGCAAATAG
- the rodA gene encoding rod shape-determining protein RodA codes for MDRLKKIHWLLIINVIALFCVGIAVQYSSAGGKWVPFAIHQLVIFSFFFLLAIAMPFIELDFYLKHAYFFYIAAVISLLVVNFFGSHIMGATRWIRIGSISLQPSEFAKVGLILALARYFDKQSVYKMMEFKRLLMALIIIFLPVFLVLKQPNLGTAMIMLFIGMSIIFTAIIKRSHSIICGTLGIFAVPAIWPFLRPYHKQRILSFLDSSVDPLGIGYNAQQSQIAIGSGGLLGKGFVNGSQTQLGFLPEKRTDFAFAVLSEEWGFLGSMALILLYTTLLAIMLSIAYRSKNYFSKSLSIGIFAFFSAHFFINIGMTMGLLPVIGDPLPFLSYGGSTTAASLICIGLLLAIKADEQQNACISPMLK; via the coding sequence GTGGATAGGCTGAAGAAGATTCATTGGTTATTAATCATTAACGTGATAGCGCTGTTTTGCGTTGGCATTGCTGTTCAATACTCTTCTGCTGGAGGAAAGTGGGTGCCATTTGCGATTCACCAACTGGTCATATTCTCCTTCTTTTTCCTACTCGCTATAGCTATGCCATTCATAGAGCTAGATTTTTATTTGAAGCACGCCTACTTTTTTTATATAGCAGCAGTGATTTCGCTGTTAGTGGTGAATTTTTTTGGCTCACACATAATGGGTGCAACAAGGTGGATAAGAATTGGATCAATTAGTTTGCAACCATCAGAATTTGCGAAAGTGGGTTTAATACTTGCGCTTGCTCGCTATTTTGATAAGCAGAGTGTGTATAAAATGATGGAATTTAAAAGATTGCTTATGGCACTTATAATTATTTTCTTACCCGTGTTCTTGGTGTTAAAGCAACCTAATTTAGGCACAGCTATGATAATGTTATTTATAGGGATGTCAATTATATTCACAGCAATAATAAAAAGATCTCATTCGATAATATGTGGAACGCTTGGCATTTTTGCAGTACCAGCTATTTGGCCTTTTTTACGTCCTTATCACAAGCAAAGGATATTGTCGTTTTTGGATTCATCAGTGGATCCACTTGGGATAGGTTATAATGCACAGCAATCTCAAATAGCTATTGGTTCAGGAGGTTTGCTTGGTAAGGGCTTTGTTAACGGAAGTCAAACTCAACTTGGATTTTTGCCGGAAAAGCGTACAGATTTTGCTTTTGCAGTGCTGAGTGAGGAATGGGGATTTTTAGGTAGCATGGCTTTAATTTTACTCTATACTACATTGCTTGCTATAATGCTCTCTATTGCTTATAGGTCAAAAAATTATTTTTCTAAGTCGTTATCTATCGGCATTTTCGCCTTTTTTAGTGCTCATTTCTTTATAAACATCGGAATGACAATGGGCCTCTTACCTGTGATAGGTGACCCATTGCCATTTCTGTCCTATGGAGGAAGTACAACTGCTGCAAGCTTAATATGTATAGGGCTATTGCTGGCAATAAAAGCAGATGAACAACAAAATGCTTGTATTTCACCTATGCTAAAGTAA
- a CDS encoding proton-conducting transporter membrane subunit, producing MQLPILQVIIPIIASMFCFLAKKHKVSWFISFIATTITLIISSILLIKTYKGEIITYHLGDWAPPYGIELRIDVLNSLILTLVNFIALISVLYSFYINEKEISKNKITGFYSLFLLCLSGLFGILVTNDIFNLYVFLEISSLSSYVLVSMGRDKKALVAAFEYLISGTIGATFYLFGIGLLYSMTGTLNMSDMAERIVPLYDNNIIKLGTLFIFVGLSIKMALFPLSRWLVNAYSEAPSFISIFFSGTVTKVMIYVFIRIFYTVFHQNFFLFKPLLDNVIIILALCAIVFGSIFAITAKDIKRLFAHSSISQIGYIILALSFNSKTGVFAAILHIVNHSIIKTSLFMAAGCISYKFDTTKIENLSGLKKSMPYTALAFTLLSCALIGVPLTNGFVSKWYIMKAIIESHAWISLVTFAAGSFLALIYMWKMVEKMYFENSAASSAGMTLGKINDVPFPMLFCLLFMAALTVVTGIYSTPIRLVVEKLVF from the coding sequence ATGCAATTACCAATTTTACAAGTTATTATCCCAATAATTGCATCAATGTTTTGCTTTCTTGCCAAGAAACACAAGGTATCTTGGTTTATTTCTTTTATTGCAACAACAATCACTCTTATCATTTCATCAATACTACTCATTAAAACATATAAAGGCGAAATTATAACTTATCACCTTGGGGATTGGGCTCCCCCGTACGGCATAGAGTTAAGAATCGACGTGTTGAACTCCTTGATTCTAACTTTGGTGAATTTTATAGCGCTGATTAGCGTGCTTTATAGCTTTTATATTAACGAAAAAGAAATTAGCAAAAACAAAATCACTGGTTTTTACTCTCTATTTCTACTGTGCTTAAGCGGACTGTTCGGGATTCTAGTAACAAACGACATATTTAACCTTTACGTTTTCTTGGAAATTTCATCTCTTTCTTCTTATGTATTAGTTTCAATGGGAAGGGATAAAAAAGCCTTGGTTGCAGCATTTGAATATCTAATTAGTGGCACTATAGGGGCAACGTTTTACTTGTTTGGCATCGGGCTCTTGTATTCAATGACTGGAACACTCAATATGTCTGACATGGCTGAAAGAATAGTTCCATTATACGATAACAACATCATAAAACTTGGCACATTGTTCATTTTTGTTGGTCTCTCAATTAAAATGGCACTGTTTCCATTAAGCAGGTGGCTGGTTAATGCATATAGTGAGGCGCCAAGTTTCATTAGCATATTCTTTTCAGGCACAGTAACTAAAGTGATGATATATGTTTTCATCAGAATCTTTTATACTGTTTTTCATCAAAATTTTTTCTTATTTAAGCCGCTACTGGACAATGTGATAATTATCCTCGCACTTTGCGCTATTGTATTTGGGTCGATATTTGCAATAACTGCAAAAGACATAAAAAGACTGTTTGCTCACTCTAGTATTAGCCAAATTGGTTATATAATTTTAGCACTGAGTTTTAACTCAAAAACAGGTGTATTTGCAGCAATTCTTCACATAGTAAACCACAGCATAATAAAAACATCTTTATTCATGGCTGCAGGATGTATTTCTTACAAATTTGATACAACAAAAATAGAGAATTTATCGGGACTCAAGAAATCAATGCCTTATACAGCACTTGCGTTCACTCTACTAAGTTGTGCATTAATCGGTGTGCCTTTAACAAATGGCTTTGTAAGCAAGTGGTATATAATGAAAGCAATTATCGAATCTCATGCGTGGATTTCCCTTGTAACATTTGCTGCTGGCTCTTTCCTTGCATTGATATATATGTGGAAGATGGTAGAAAAAATGTATTTTGAAAATAGTGCAGCATCAAGCGCTGGAATGACACTAGGCAAAATTAACGATGTGCCATTTCCTATGCTTTTCTGTCTATTGTTTATGGCAGCTTTAACAGTAGTAACTGGAATATATAGCACTCCAATTCGGTTAGTAGTTGAGAAGTTGGTTTTTTGA
- a CDS encoding NADH-ubiquinone oxidoreductase subunit NDUFA12 family protein has protein sequence MLSKICNAIKRLLRREDKFVGRDENGNSYYESSKGKRWVMYSSVSEPTTVPPEWHIWLHYTDNVVPVNNKRKVKHTPNLTGTKDAYYPNQKVKNYYKSWSPDN, from the coding sequence ATGTTATCTAAAATTTGTAATGCAATAAAACGCCTATTACGAAGAGAAGATAAATTTGTAGGAAGAGATGAAAATGGAAATTCTTACTATGAATCAAGTAAAGGAAAAAGGTGGGTTATGTATAGCAGTGTTTCTGAGCCTACAACAGTGCCTCCGGAATGGCATATATGGCTTCACTATACTGATAATGTAGTACCAGTTAATAATAAAAGAAAAGTAAAACATACTCCTAATTTAACGGGTACAAAAGATGCATACTATCCAAACCAAAAAGTGAAAAATTACTATAAAAGCTGGAGTCCTGATAACTAA
- the mlaD gene encoding outer membrane lipid asymmetry maintenance protein MlaD — MRRSNILEITAGLFVLIFTIFLIFFAIDKLSYIKKNYKDCYKIYGLFANANGIGVGDSVKISGVDVGSITGVSLDKATYVARIDMCISKDIKLPIDSSALITSSGVVGSKFINISPGSDIKLILHGGKIEYTQAEANMGGIMDRILGMFTK, encoded by the coding sequence ATGCGAAGGTCAAATATACTTGAAATAACCGCTGGATTATTTGTATTAATTTTTACTATTTTTCTGATTTTCTTTGCTATTGATAAGCTATCTTACATAAAGAAAAACTATAAGGATTGCTATAAAATATATGGTCTTTTTGCTAACGCTAACGGTATAGGAGTTGGTGATAGTGTCAAGATCTCTGGTGTAGATGTTGGAAGCATAACTGGTGTATCACTTGACAAAGCTACCTACGTAGCACGAATCGATATGTGTATAAGCAAAGACATAAAATTGCCAATTGATAGTTCAGCTCTGATCACTAGCAGTGGAGTTGTTGGCAGTAAATTTATTAATATATCACCTGGATCAGATATTAAACTAATCTTGCATGGTGGTAAAATAGAGTATACTCAAGCTGAAGCAAATATGGGTGGAATAATGGACAGAATTCTTGGTATGTTTACGAAGTGA
- a CDS encoding IS110 family transposase yields the protein MKYYSGLDVSLKETFISIVDEKGKVVKEEVVASESGAIAKCLLGQDKKYEAIGIESGQLSISMCKELRSFGLPVICVDARHMAAALSARINKNDKNDARGIAQMMRVGLYKEVLVKSDESCQIKVVLGSRRQLICSKQQIVGTIRGLLKIHGIKLGKGSKFETFALRIQEAINNLDEISRSSIEALVCSLEAIEESIRKLDKILSEQGKKDEDCKLLTTVPGVGIIVAMTYKAAIDDAYRFETSYAVGAYMGLSPRQYASGEIDRHGSISKMGPVECRNVLYEAAQVLLTISRKNFKLRSWVAKKKGMKKAIVAVARKLAVIMHRMLVSKTEFCYVIV from the coding sequence ATGAAATATTATAGCGGATTAGATGTCTCACTCAAAGAAACTTTTATTAGTATCGTTGATGAGAAAGGAAAAGTTGTTAAAGAAGAAGTTGTTGCAAGCGAAAGTGGCGCAATAGCTAAATGTCTACTTGGCCAAGACAAAAAATATGAAGCCATAGGAATAGAAAGTGGACAGTTGTCAATATCAATGTGCAAAGAACTAAGGAGTTTTGGATTGCCAGTAATTTGTGTGGATGCAAGGCATATGGCAGCAGCGTTGTCTGCAAGAATCAATAAGAATGATAAAAATGACGCAAGAGGTATAGCTCAAATGATGAGAGTTGGGCTATACAAAGAAGTGTTAGTAAAATCAGATGAATCTTGTCAAATAAAAGTAGTACTTGGAAGTAGAAGGCAGTTAATATGCAGCAAACAGCAAATTGTCGGAACAATAAGAGGGTTATTGAAGATACATGGAATAAAGCTTGGTAAAGGATCAAAATTTGAAACTTTTGCTTTAAGAATACAAGAGGCAATAAATAATTTGGATGAAATCAGTAGGAGTTCAATAGAAGCATTAGTTTGCAGTTTGGAAGCAATAGAAGAGTCAATAAGGAAGCTTGACAAAATACTTTCAGAACAAGGCAAAAAAGATGAAGATTGCAAATTGTTAACTACTGTTCCAGGAGTTGGTATTATAGTAGCAATGACATACAAAGCTGCAATAGATGATGCATATAGGTTTGAAACATCTTATGCAGTTGGAGCCTATATGGGATTGAGCCCAAGACAGTATGCTTCTGGAGAGATTGATCGGCATGGAAGTATATCAAAAATGGGACCAGTAGAATGTAGGAATGTGTTGTACGAAGCAGCACAAGTCTTACTTACAATCAGTCGGAAAAATTTTAAGTTGAGAAGCTGGGTTGCGAAGAAAAAAGGGATGAAAAAAGCAATTGTAGCAGTAGCAAGAAAATTAGCTGTAATTATGCATCGGATGTTGGTTAGCAAAACAGAGTTTTGTTATGTAATAGTTTAG